In Candidatus Woesebacteria bacterium, one DNA window encodes the following:
- a CDS encoding Rod shape-determining protein MreB translates to MSYVLCSLFVSPLKLFCEKIYFRPMREYFEKLKLGKIKLKFDSLNPKPLFLKVVFGKILGPLSFDVGIDLGTANTLVWVKGKGIVIREPSVVARRKKTKEILAIGTAAKRMLGKAPATIEVVRPLKDGVISDFDATESMLSFYIKKVHESGTAVPKIPRPRVVIGIPSGVTEVERRAVSDAALSAGAREVHLVEEPLAAAIGAKLEVTRPDGILVVDIGGGTTEIAVISLGGIVLGKSIRIAGDEMNEAIINYVKLKYSLLLGEGTAEDVKIKIGTCRPEKEKFYVVRGRDLERGLPKSIKLSNMEVQEALSPIINEIVGNIADLLEETPPELMADIMEQGVYLAGGGALLEGIDKVISEAIKIPVNIVEDPLACVVRGCGALLENPDLLYRVRLTRGL, encoded by the coding sequence TTGTCCTATGTTCTTTGTTCTCTTTTTGTTTCCCCTTTGAAATTATTTTGTGAGAAGATATACTTTAGGCCGATGAGGGAATATTTTGAAAAGCTTAAATTGGGCAAAATAAAGCTGAAGTTTGACAGTCTAAATCCCAAACCTTTGTTTTTAAAAGTTGTTTTTGGCAAGATTCTTGGTCCTCTTTCTTTTGATGTTGGTATTGATCTTGGAACAGCCAATACTTTAGTTTGGGTCAAGGGGAAGGGAATTGTGATCAGGGAGCCATCGGTTGTTGCAAGGCGCAAAAAAACAAAGGAAATTTTGGCGATTGGGACTGCCGCAAAAAGAATGCTTGGCAAAGCGCCTGCTACCATTGAAGTTGTGAGACCCCTTAAAGATGGTGTGATCTCCGATTTTGACGCAACAGAAAGTATGCTTTCTTTTTATATCAAGAAAGTTCATGAGTCAGGAACGGCAGTCCCCAAAATTCCAAGGCCAAGAGTTGTCATTGGTATTCCTTCGGGAGTAACAGAAGTTGAAAGAAGGGCGGTGTCAGATGCTGCTCTTTCTGCAGGCGCAAGAGAAGTTCATTTGGTTGAGGAGCCTTTGGCTGCTGCAATTGGTGCAAAGCTTGAAGTAACCAGGCCCGATGGAATCTTGGTAGTTGATATTGGTGGTGGCACAACTGAAATAGCGGTTATTTCCTTGGGGGGTATTGTTTTAGGTAAATCAATCAGAATTGCAGGAGATGAGATGAATGAGGCAATTATTAATTATGTTAAGCTAAAATATTCTCTTCTTTTGGGAGAGGGGACAGCAGAAGATGTAAAGATAAAAATTGGTACTTGTCGGCCTGAAAAAGAAAAGTTCTATGTTGTTCGTGGCCGGGATTTGGAGCGAGGTTTACCTAAATCAATCAAGCTTTCAAATATGGAAGTCCAAGAGGCTCTTTCTCCTATTATTAATGAGATTGTTGGCAATATAGCAGATTTACTTGAAGAGACACCCCCTGAATTGATGGCAGATATTATGGAGCAAGGGGTTTATTTAGCAGGTGGCGGTGCTTTACTTGAGGGGATTGATAAAGTAATTTCTGAGGCTATTAAAATTCCTGTTAATATAGTTGAAGACCCACTTGCTTGTGTGGTTCGTGGTTGTGGCGCTCTTCTTGAAAACCCTGATCTTCTCTATCGTGTAAGATTAACAAGGGGACTATAA
- a CDS encoding DNA topoisomerase I: MNLIIVESPTKARTLSKILGKDYVIEATMGHIKDLPKSELGVDIENNFKPDYLLVAKKKEVVDKILNAVKKIGEDGLILLATDPDREGEAIASHVAEIILDKGKVKKDILKRITFHEITKEALYQALASPSAIDSNLVDAQTARRVLDRLVGYKLSPLLWKKVRRGLSAGRVQTVAVRLIVEKEREIEAFSPQEYWEITAELEKDKEKFVAKLLEIEGKKAEVKNQNEAEAVVSDLEKSNYFVLDVIKKEVRKAPHPPFTTSTLTQAAANLFFWSSKRTMSIAQRLYEKGLITYHRTDSVNIAEVALLKARDYIKANFDKAYLPGKPRVFKKKAKLAQEAHEAIRPADPFLKPYSPEIDVEPEGHRLYELIWKRFMASQMAESVYDETKVKVRAQGSKDYLFGANGLIMKFDGWKVLYSKKSEDVVLPKLEKGNKLSLVKLTPEQKFTQPPARYTEASLIKTLEKLGIGRPSTYAPIISTIQLRNYVEKKEGKFYPTKIGIAVNDFLIPNFNDIFDYSFTARMEDNLDLIAKGNLVWQNVIRDFWSPFVLILESVEANSQRVKIEADFLGKKCPECKEGDLVIRIGRFGKFVSCSRFPECKYREKYVEKIGISCPECKKGEVVVKRTAKGKKFYGCSHYPDCKWASWRKPQANNPTPGVD; the protein is encoded by the coding sequence ATGAACTTAATAATTGTAGAAAGTCCAACAAAAGCAAGAACTTTATCTAAAATTTTGGGTAAGGATTATGTTATTGAGGCTACGATGGGCCATATCAAAGACTTGCCCAAAAGTGAGCTGGGGGTTGATATCGAAAATAATTTTAAACCTGATTACCTTCTTGTTGCCAAAAAGAAAGAAGTAGTTGATAAGATACTTAACGCGGTAAAAAAAATTGGTGAAGATGGATTAATTTTACTTGCGACAGATCCTGATCGTGAGGGAGAAGCGATAGCCTCTCATGTTGCTGAGATAATTTTGGATAAGGGCAAGGTTAAAAAAGATATCTTAAAAAGAATTACCTTTCACGAAATTACCAAAGAAGCTTTGTATCAAGCTTTAGCTTCGCCTTCTGCTATTGATTCCAACTTAGTTGATGCTCAGACTGCAAGGCGAGTTTTGGATAGACTTGTGGGTTATAAGCTTTCACCTCTTTTGTGGAAGAAAGTAAGAAGAGGCCTTTCTGCTGGTCGTGTTCAGACAGTTGCAGTAAGACTAATTGTTGAGAAAGAGCGCGAAATTGAGGCTTTTTCCCCTCAGGAATATTGGGAGATAACAGCTGAGCTTGAAAAAGATAAAGAGAAATTTGTAGCCAAACTTTTGGAGATAGAAGGAAAAAAAGCCGAGGTCAAAAATCAAAACGAGGCAGAAGCGGTTGTCTCAGATCTTGAAAAATCTAATTATTTTGTTTTAGATGTTATTAAAAAAGAAGTTCGTAAAGCTCCTCATCCACCTTTCACCACTTCTACTTTGACTCAGGCAGCTGCCAACCTCTTTTTTTGGTCTTCAAAAAGAACAATGAGTATTGCTCAAAGGCTTTATGAGAAAGGTTTGATAACCTATCACCGTACAGATTCGGTTAATATCGCAGAAGTCGCGCTTTTGAAGGCAAGAGATTATATTAAGGCAAATTTTGATAAAGCCTATTTGCCAGGTAAGCCTCGAGTTTTTAAGAAGAAAGCCAAACTTGCGCAGGAAGCGCATGAGGCAATTCGCCCTGCCGATCCGTTTTTGAAACCTTATTCTCCTGAAATTGATGTTGAGCCTGAAGGGCATAGGCTTTATGAGCTTATCTGGAAGCGCTTTATGGCAAGTCAGATGGCTGAATCTGTTTATGATGAGACAAAGGTCAAAGTTAGAGCTCAGGGTTCAAAAGATTATTTATTTGGCGCAAACGGACTTATTATGAAATTTGATGGCTGGAAAGTCTTGTATTCCAAAAAGTCAGAGGATGTTGTTTTGCCAAAGCTTGAAAAAGGAAACAAGTTGTCTTTGGTAAAACTAACGCCAGAGCAAAAGTTTACCCAACCACCAGCTCGTTATACAGAGGCTTCTTTGATCAAAACTCTTGAGAAGCTTGGCATCGGCAGGCCATCAACTTATGCGCCGATTATTTCAACTATCCAGCTTCGCAATTATGTTGAAAAGAAGGAAGGGAAGTTTTATCCCACCAAAATTGGAATTGCAGTTAATGATTTCCTGATACCTAACTTTAATGATATTTTTGATTATTCGTTTACTGCAAGAATGGAGGATAATCTTGATTTGATAGCAAAAGGAAATTTGGTTTGGCAGAATGTGATTCGGGATTTTTGGAGCCCTTTTGTTTTGATTTTGGAAAGTGTTGAAGCAAATTCGCAAAGGGTCAAAATAGAGGCCGATTTTTTGGGCAAGAAATGTCCTGAGTGCAAAGAAGGAGACTTGGTGATTAGAATAGGCAGGTTTGGTAAGTTTGTTTCCTGTTCTCGTTTTCCTGAGTGTAAATATAGGGAAAAGTATGTTGAGAAAATTGGAATTAGTTGTCCTGAATGCAAAAAAGGGGAAGTGGTTGTTAAAAGAACTGCAAAGGGCAAGAAATTTTACGGCTGCTCGCATTATCCTGATTGCAAGTGGGCAAGCTGGAGAAAACCTCAAGCAAATAATCCAACACCGGGTGTTGACTAG
- a CDS encoding DNA polymerase III subunits gamma and tau produces MTLYLKYRPQKIADLDLEEVRTSLEKMVKGGNIPHALLFAGPKGTGKTSAARIVAKVLNCEKNEKKLGEPCNECEQCLSIMKGSNIDVVEIDAASHRGIDDIRLLRESIKLAPSKARSKVYIIDEAHMLTLEASNALLKTLEEPPSHVFFILATTDPEKLIPTIRSRTTIINFKRASKVELTESLEKKAKGEKIKFEKKALEAIASFSDGSFRDATKILEQLIDEGIKLEFEEVKKYLDKLANFDLDDFVQALSQKDLDFLLESINKASEGGSEMELLLDKLLLRLRDELIGSLEIGEEGALFKRSELIQLIELLLEAKREMLSLSDFEYLPLEIAVIKWCGEVKEKGEKEGSETKNKMEVEEKDKEKKVNDLKNAEPEPVDSKITEEMWRNILIQVGKVNASIEALLHAARPENFDGQTLNLSVYYKFHKEKLEDAKHRQIVEMVVGKILNRPVRLVCSLSTPPVKKVVEENYNEDLPSEKDLVDVAKNIFSS; encoded by the coding sequence ATGACTTTGTACTTAAAATATAGGCCTCAGAAAATTGCCGATCTTGATCTTGAAGAAGTAAGAACAAGTTTAGAGAAAATGGTAAAAGGGGGAAATATTCCCCATGCCCTTCTTTTTGCGGGACCAAAAGGAACGGGTAAAACTTCTGCTGCAAGGATTGTTGCCAAAGTGTTAAATTGCGAGAAAAACGAAAAGAAGTTGGGGGAGCCTTGTAATGAGTGTGAACAGTGCCTTTCTATTATGAAGGGCTCGAATATTGATGTTGTTGAAATTGACGCTGCAAGTCATAGGGGTATTGACGATATTAGGCTTTTGAGAGAATCAATTAAACTTGCACCTTCAAAAGCAAGAAGCAAAGTTTATATTATTGACGAAGCTCATATGTTAACTCTTGAAGCTTCGAATGCCTTGCTTAAGACTTTGGAGGAACCTCCAAGCCATGTATTTTTTATTTTAGCAACAACAGATCCTGAAAAATTAATTCCTACTATTAGGTCAAGAACGACAATAATTAATTTTAAGAGGGCATCAAAAGTTGAGTTGACAGAATCTCTTGAGAAAAAAGCGAAGGGAGAGAAAATCAAATTCGAAAAGAAGGCCCTTGAGGCAATAGCTTCTTTTTCTGATGGTTCTTTTCGCGACGCAACTAAAATCTTGGAGCAATTGATTGATGAGGGTATAAAGCTTGAATTTGAGGAAGTTAAAAAATATCTTGATAAACTGGCAAATTTTGATTTGGATGATTTTGTTCAAGCTTTGTCCCAAAAAGATTTAGATTTTCTTCTTGAGTCAATTAATAAAGCTTCAGAAGGGGGATCCGAGATGGAATTACTGCTTGATAAGCTGCTTCTAAGGTTGAGAGATGAACTGATTGGAAGTCTTGAAATTGGTGAAGAAGGTGCTTTATTCAAACGAAGTGAATTAATTCAATTGATTGAACTTTTGCTTGAGGCAAAAAGGGAAATGTTATCTTTGTCTGATTTTGAATATTTGCCTCTTGAAATAGCAGTTATTAAGTGGTGTGGTGAAGTAAAGGAGAAGGGCGAAAAAGAGGGTTCGGAGACCAAGAATAAAATGGAGGTGGAGGAAAAAGATAAGGAAAAGAAAGTTAATGATCTAAAGAATGCAGAACCCGAACCTGTAGATAGCAAGATTACCGAAGAAATGTGGCGGAATATTTTGATACAGGTGGGTAAAGTTAATGCTTCAATTGAGGCGTTGCTGCATGCTGCAAGACCTGAAAATTTTGATGGTCAAACTTTAAATTTGAGTGTTTATTATAAATTTCATAAAGAAAAGCTTGAGGACGCAAAACACAGGCAAATTGTAGAAATGGTGGTAGGAAAAATTTTAAACAGGCCTGTAAGATTGGTTTGCTCTTTGAGCACCCCGCCTGTTAAAAAGGTGGTAGAAGAAAATTATAATGAAGATTTACCATCTGAGAAAGATCTTGTTGATGTTGCTAAAAATATTTTTAGCAGCTAA
- a CDS encoding Cysteinyl-tRNA synthetase, producing MDIYLSNTLTHKKDKFIPFKEGEVGIYSCGPTVYWNQHIGHMYAYTQWDILVRFFRVLGYKVKWVMNITDVGHMTSDEDAGEDKMEKGAKREGLDVWQLAEKYIAQFKDSLNLLNISFPDVLCRATEHIEDQIKLIQKIEANGFTYKTKVGVVFDTSKFPDYPKFANLDLKSQKAGARVEVDPEKKNPWDFLLWVTGQPNHIMQWDSPWGRGFPGWHIECTAMSVKYLGERFDIHTGGKEHIPVHHTNEIAQGYGAFGHQTANYWLHNDWLSLKGGEKMSKSKGNFITVQELKEKGYNPLALRYLFMTSHYKKGLEFSWEALDAASVALSKLKQQTLSLREEVSREVLSKEKLEKLESFRERFLLSLADDLNIPSALAVVWEAAKSNIPSVDKYDLLLFFDEVLGLKMTEEMPKVEVPEEVLILARKRYSLRKEGLFDEADKIRSEIESRGFGVKDLPDKTEVYPLNKNA from the coding sequence ATGGATATTTATTTAAGCAATACTTTAACTCATAAGAAAGACAAGTTTATTCCTTTTAAAGAAGGCGAAGTGGGGATCTATTCTTGCGGGCCGACCGTTTATTGGAATCAGCATATTGGCCACATGTATGCTTACACTCAATGGGATATTTTGGTTCGTTTCTTCCGCGTTTTGGGTTATAAAGTCAAATGGGTGATGAATATAACAGATGTTGGTCATATGACCTCCGATGAAGATGCTGGGGAAGATAAGATGGAAAAAGGGGCAAAAAGAGAAGGCCTTGATGTCTGGCAATTGGCAGAAAAATATATTGCTCAATTTAAAGATAGTTTAAATCTTTTAAACATAAGCTTTCCGGATGTTCTTTGCCGTGCGACAGAGCACATAGAGGATCAGATAAAGTTAATTCAAAAAATAGAAGCTAATGGTTTTACTTATAAGACTAAGGTGGGTGTTGTCTTTGATACTTCAAAATTTCCGGATTACCCCAAATTTGCCAATCTTGATCTTAAGTCGCAAAAAGCGGGAGCAAGAGTAGAAGTAGATCCGGAAAAGAAGAACCCTTGGGACTTTTTGCTTTGGGTGACAGGCCAACCTAACCATATTATGCAATGGGATTCTCCTTGGGGCAGAGGTTTTCCGGGTTGGCATATTGAATGTACAGCAATGAGTGTTAAATATTTAGGCGAAAGGTTTGATATTCACACAGGTGGAAAAGAGCATATACCTGTTCATCATACCAACGAAATTGCTCAAGGTTATGGTGCTTTTGGCCATCAAACAGCTAATTATTGGCTCCATAATGACTGGCTTTCTTTAAAAGGTGGAGAAAAAATGAGTAAAAGCAAGGGTAATTTTATTACTGTTCAAGAGCTTAAAGAGAAAGGTTATAATCCTTTGGCTTTGCGATATCTCTTTATGACCTCGCATTATAAAAAGGGTCTTGAATTTTCCTGGGAAGCGCTTGATGCCGCCTCAGTTGCCTTATCAAAGCTAAAACAACAGACTCTCTCCTTGCGTGAAGAGGTGTCAAGAGAGGTTCTTTCAAAAGAAAAGCTAGAAAAACTTGAGAGTTTTAGGGAGAGGTTTCTTCTTTCTTTGGCTGATGATTTGAATATTCCTTCTGCTTTGGCTGTTGTCTGGGAGGCTGCCAAAAGCAACATCCCTTCTGTTGATAAGTATGATCTTCTACTTTTCTTTGATGAAGTTTTGGGTCTTAAGATGACTGAAGAAATGCCAAAAGTAGAAGTACCTGAGGAAGTTTTAATATTGGCTCGCAAAAGATATTCCTTGAGGAAGGAGGGCCTTTTTGATGAAGCGGATAAGATAAGGTCAGAAATTGAAAGTAGGGGTTTTGGAGTAAAGGATTTGCCTGATAAAACTGAAGTCTATCCACTTAATAAAAATGCTTAA
- a CDS encoding Bis(5'-nucleosyl)-tetraphosphatase (asymmetrical) has product MFLFFLYFQKMEDCIFCKIIRGEAPSEKVWEDEEILAFKDIKPSAPVHILIVPKKHIQNLSDTSSEDQALLGKIQLTAVEIAEKLGIKDAFRVSTLNGKNAGQVVFHLHYHLMGGWSEKPNL; this is encoded by the coding sequence TTGTTTCTTTTCTTTCTATACTTTCAAAAGATGGAAGATTGCATTTTTTGCAAAATAATAAGAGGTGAGGCTCCTTCTGAAAAAGTTTGGGAAGATGAAGAGATCTTGGCTTTTAAAGATATTAAGCCTTCAGCTCCTGTTCATATTTTAATTGTTCCCAAAAAGCACATACAAAATCTTTCTGATACAAGTTCTGAAGATCAAGCGCTTTTGGGAAAAATTCAGCTTACGGCGGTTGAGATTGCAGAAAAATTGGGGATTAAAGATGCATTTCGAGTTTCTACTTTAAATGGAAAAAATGCGGGTCAGGTAGTTTTTCATCTTCATTATCACTTGATGGGAGGTTGGAGCGAAAAACCTAATTTATGA
- a CDS encoding glutamyl-tRNA amidotransferase, with amino-acid sequence MIRSEISKKIGEAMKAGDKVRLETLKLLSSALNYEFISKQHELSEDEELAVVRREIKKRKDAIEAYLKVNQKERAEAEEKEMAILKEFLPEEASEEEISKVIDEAISQFGASPANFGKIIGFVMGKMGNKVDGNTVSQLVRKKLA; translated from the coding sequence ATGATTAGATCAGAAATTAGCAAAAAAATAGGTGAGGCTATGAAAGCAGGCGACAAAGTTCGTCTTGAGACTCTTAAGCTTCTTTCCTCAGCCTTGAATTACGAATTTATTAGTAAACAGCATGAACTTTCGGAAGACGAAGAGCTTGCTGTAGTCCGAAGAGAAATCAAGAAGAGAAAAGATGCAATTGAAGCTTATTTGAAAGTTAATCAAAAGGAAAGGGCAGAAGCTGAAGAGAAAGAAATGGCAATTTTAAAAGAGTTTCTGCCTGAGGAGGCAAGCGAAGAAGAAATCTCAAAAGTGATTGATGAGGCAATTTCGCAGTTTGGTGCATCGCCAGCTAATTTTGGCAAAATTATAGGTTTTGTGATGGGGAAAATGGGGAATAAAGTTGATGGCAACACCGTTTCGCAGTTGGTTCGCAAAAAGCTTGCTTGA
- a CDS encoding Rossmann fold nucleotide-binding protein DprA involved in DNA uptake, whose protein sequence is MTEKNYLIALSAFVPFGPVRLSLLLSYFKTAKKVWSLSLSDLAEVGIKEKLALEFISFRDNFNIEAYLERLKKFGIDCVIKGEENYPKNLAEIDSAPLVLYVKGSLKSLDTESVAIVGSRKMTSYGREVAEKFAYEISQAGVTIISGLARGIDTVAHKSALEGGGRTIAVVGSGLNRIYPPENTNLALSIAKDGALISEYPLDYPALRLNFAARNRIISGLSKIVLVIEGAEKSGTLLTASHAAEQGRTVFAVPGQITSPLSFAPHFLIQNGAKIAFSPRDIISELDLQFKVDTAEVEKVMPKDKEEEKILLALESEPLHLDEIARICSFSVSLVSSKLIVMEMKGMVKSLGSGIYKKL, encoded by the coding sequence ATGACTGAAAAAAATTATCTAATTGCTCTTTCTGCTTTTGTTCCTTTTGGACCAGTTCGTCTTTCTTTGCTTTTATCCTATTTTAAGACTGCCAAAAAAGTTTGGAGTCTTTCTCTTTCTGATTTGGCGGAAGTTGGAATTAAAGAAAAATTGGCTTTGGAATTTATTTCTTTTCGCGACAATTTTAATATTGAAGCTTACCTTGAGAGACTTAAAAAATTTGGCATTGACTGTGTTATCAAAGGAGAAGAAAATTATCCCAAAAATTTGGCTGAGATAGATTCAGCGCCTTTAGTCTTGTATGTTAAAGGCAGTTTAAAGTCGTTAGACACCGAATCAGTAGCAATAGTGGGTTCAAGGAAAATGACTTCATATGGCAGAGAGGTTGCGGAAAAATTTGCTTATGAGATTTCCCAAGCTGGAGTAACAATTATCTCAGGCCTGGCAAGAGGGATTGATACCGTGGCTCATAAAAGCGCTCTTGAGGGAGGAGGAAGAACAATTGCAGTTGTTGGCTCTGGCTTAAACAGAATTTATCCTCCTGAAAATACCAATCTTGCTTTATCAATTGCCAAAGACGGTGCTTTAATTTCTGAATATCCGCTTGATTATCCTGCTTTAAGACTTAATTTCGCTGCAAGGAATAGGATAATTTCAGGCCTCTCAAAGATAGTTCTCGTGATTGAAGGAGCTGAAAAAAGCGGCACTTTGCTTACTGCTTCTCATGCGGCAGAGCAGGGAAGAACTGTTTTTGCGGTGCCGGGTCAAATTACCTCTCCTCTTTCTTTTGCTCCTCATTTTTTGATTCAAAACGGAGCAAAGATTGCCTTTTCACCTCGCGATATAATTTCAGAGCTAGATCTTCAATTTAAAGTTGATACAGCTGAAGTAGAAAAAGTTATGCCCAAAGACAAGGAAGAAGAAAAGATACTTTTGGCTTTGGAAAGTGAGCCTTTGCATCTTGATGAAATTGCTAGAATTTGTAGCTTTTCAGTTTCTCTGGTATCATCTAAACTTATTGTTATGGAAATGAAAGGGATGGTCAAAAGCTTAGGCAGCGGCATCTATAAGAAACTATAG
- a CDS encoding Peptidoglycan D,D-transpeptidase MrdA yields the protein MYFQDEENSWLILFARGVLILVFSILFARAFELQIVKGSYFRLLSENNRTRKIEISAPRGKILARGGEVLVSNTEIKKRIIFDPKEGYLKTENLEGASEEDKISEWKRDYSLGAKAGHITGYLGEVGADEVGKVDPLCKEKGPFKAGDLVGRGGLEESYNCLLRGIPGEKLIEVDTTGKKIRLLGEKKAVSGLDLKTTIDYKLQEKVAELMEGKKGAVVVSDPKGEILALYSSPSFDPNWFINKDTKKVADVLNDEAKPLFNRAISRIYHPGSTFKLFVSLAALKEGKIDKDFTYEDKGEVVLDTPYGTFKYGNWYFSQYGRVEGKVDMVRALARSTDTFFYKVGEILGIDNLVKWSKIFGFGSKTGIDLPGEVSGLVPDPEWKLRVKGESWFLGNTYHMSIGQGDLAVSPIELTQAIAVIANGGYLCKPHLVGGENCRKLDLNDGDISLVKEGMIQVCQTGGTAFPFFDFKEKVACKTGTAETGKKDTTHAWFTFFAPAFDPEIVVTVFVEEGGEGSKEAAPLGRAIADFWFSRKNGLPKND from the coding sequence ATGTATTTTCAAGATGAAGAAAACTCTTGGCTTATCCTTTTTGCAAGAGGAGTTTTAATACTTGTTTTTTCAATCCTTTTTGCTCGCGCTTTTGAGCTCCAGATTGTTAAGGGGTCTTATTTTCGCTTGCTTTCTGAAAATAATCGCACAAGGAAAATAGAAATTAGCGCCCCTCGTGGCAAGATTCTTGCTCGAGGAGGTGAGGTTTTAGTTAGTAACACTGAAATAAAGAAAAGAATAATTTTTGATCCCAAGGAGGGGTATCTTAAAACTGAAAATTTGGAAGGAGCATCAGAGGAGGATAAGATTTCCGAGTGGAAGCGTGATTATAGTCTTGGCGCAAAAGCCGGGCATATCACTGGCTATTTGGGGGAAGTTGGCGCTGATGAAGTGGGTAAAGTTGATCCGCTTTGCAAGGAAAAAGGTCCTTTTAAAGCGGGCGATTTGGTTGGAAGAGGTGGACTTGAGGAAAGTTACAATTGTCTTTTGAGAGGAATTCCAGGTGAGAAGTTAATTGAGGTTGATACAACTGGCAAGAAGATAAGACTTTTGGGAGAGAAAAAAGCTGTTTCAGGCCTTGATTTGAAAACGACTATTGATTACAAGCTTCAGGAAAAAGTGGCTGAATTGATGGAAGGCAAAAAAGGGGCTGTTGTTGTAAGCGATCCAAAAGGCGAAATTCTTGCTTTATATTCTTCACCTTCTTTTGATCCTAATTGGTTTATTAATAAAGATACAAAGAAAGTAGCAGATGTCTTGAATGATGAAGCAAAACCTTTATTTAATCGCGCTATTTCGAGAATTTACCATCCGGGTTCAACTTTTAAACTTTTTGTCTCTCTTGCTGCTTTAAAAGAGGGGAAAATAGATAAGGATTTTACCTATGAGGATAAAGGAGAGGTAGTTTTGGATACTCCTTATGGCACTTTTAAATATGGCAATTGGTACTTTTCTCAGTATGGTAGGGTTGAAGGGAAGGTTGATATGGTTCGGGCATTGGCGCGGTCAACGGATACATTTTTTTATAAAGTGGGTGAGATTTTGGGTATAGATAATTTAGTCAAGTGGTCAAAGATTTTCGGTTTTGGTAGCAAGACAGGAATTGATCTACCTGGGGAGGTCTCAGGATTAGTTCCTGATCCCGAATGGAAACTAAGAGTGAAAGGGGAAAGTTGGTTTTTGGGTAATACTTATCATATGTCAATCGGCCAGGGAGATTTGGCAGTTAGTCCTATTGAATTAACACAGGCGATAGCAGTTATTGCAAATGGCGGCTATTTATGCAAACCTCATCTTGTGGGGGGAGAAAATTGCCGCAAGCTTGATTTGAATGATGGAGATATTAGTCTTGTTAAGGAAGGTATGATTCAGGTTTGCCAAACTGGCGGCACTGCTTTTCCTTTCTTTGATTTTAAGGAGAAAGTTGCCTGTAAAACTGGAACAGCTGAGACAGGCAAGAAGGATACCACGCATGCTTGGTTTACCTTTTTTGCGCCAGCTTTTGACCCTGAGATAGTGGTTACCGTTTTTGTTGAAGAAGGTGGGGAAGGCTCAAAAGAAGCTGCCCCACTAGGTCGTGCGATTGCTGATTTTTGGTTTAGTCGTAAAAATGGGCTGCCCAAAAATGACTGA
- a CDS encoding rRNA maturation RNase YbeY yields MIRVRVFKTSNYPVSAPPLKRKVRDFLLANSVTSDAEISIALVSKPKMLELVKKYLKENSLHNVLSFTESEVGPKFVYPPDSFLQLGEVVVCYSQAVEEAKRDNMTIDEKVWQLVEHGIMHLLGHHHEE; encoded by the coding sequence ATGATTAGAGTTAGAGTTTTTAAAACGTCAAATTATCCTGTGTCAGCGCCGCCTTTAAAGAGGAAGGTTAGGGATTTTCTTTTGGCAAATTCTGTTACTTCTGATGCTGAAATTTCTATCGCCTTGGTAAGTAAACCTAAAATGCTTGAGCTTGTCAAAAAATATCTTAAGGAGAATAGTTTACACAATGTTCTTTCTTTTACCGAAAGTGAAGTTGGCCCAAAGTTTGTCTATCCGCCTGATTCTTTTCTTCAATTGGGTGAAGTTGTAGTTTGCTATTCGCAAGCGGTTGAGGAGGCAAAAAGGGATAATATGACGATCGATGAAAAAGTCTGGCAGCTGGTGGAGCATGGAATAATGCATCTTTTGGGGCATCATCATGAAGAGTGA
- a CDS encoding Recombination protein RecR, producing MKLPKVIESLIESFQKLPGIGPKTAQRLTFYLLNVPQSQLDYFSESLLNLKKKTVFCSVCKNITEVDLCPICSDSSRNRKVIMVVEQPLDLIAFEKTGKFKGLYHVLHGRISPLENIGPDEIFVDDLLKRISSQDIDEIIIATNPNMEGEATAMYLAKEIRKISDSIKITRLGMGIPTGADLEYADDLTLTQALEGRRQI from the coding sequence ATGAAATTACCCAAAGTTATTGAAAGCCTTATTGAATCCTTTCAAAAATTACCGGGTATTGGTCCTAAAACAGCACAAAGACTTACTTTTTATCTTTTGAATGTGCCTCAGAGCCAGCTAGATTATTTTTCAGAGTCTCTTTTGAATTTAAAAAAGAAGACCGTTTTTTGCTCGGTTTGCAAAAATATTACAGAAGTTGATCTTTGTCCTATTTGTTCTGATTCCTCTCGTAATAGAAAAGTAATTATGGTAGTTGAGCAACCTCTTGACTTGATTGCTTTTGAAAAAACAGGAAAGTTTAAAGGTCTTTATCATGTTTTGCATGGTAGAATTAGTCCTCTTGAAAATATTGGTCCTGATGAGATTTTTGTTGATGATCTTTTAAAGCGGATTAGTAGCCAAGATATAGATGAGATTATTATTGCTACAAACCCCAATATGGAAGGTGAGGCGACGGCGATGTATTTGGCTAAGGAAATAAGGAAAATTAGTGATAGTATTAAAATAACTCGTTTGGGAATGGGAATTCCCACGGGGGCTGATCTTGAGTATGCTGATGATTTGACCTTAACTCAGGCTCTTGAAGGAAGAAGGCAAATTTAA